TTTCAGCAGGAAATCGAAAAGAACCTGCGCGCCGGACTAGAAACGATATTCCAGCGTCTGGACCTGGTAACACGTGAAGAGTACGAGGTGCAGGTGGCACTTCTGGCCCGTAGTCGCGCCAAGCTTGCCGCGCTGGACGCGCGCATCACTATGATGGAACGCGAAGAAAGCCAGCCCAAGGGTCCCGCCCCGTCACCGAGCGTCGCGCAGAATCCCTCGAACCCAGATCCTGCAAACCCAAAACCCTCAAACATCGAGTAGTCGGTGCGCGCTGGACACGCAACGACGGTGCAGCACCGGGACGCGTCGCACTGACCATTGCCGCGCCGCGCCTGATGAGGTCTGCTAGAATCGAATGTTCCATTCGATACCGCAACCACAACGCACTTGTCCCTCGCCATCGTCTTAAGCCGCGCGCAGCAGGGCATCGACGCGCCGTCGGTCAGCGTTGAGGTTCATCTGGCGAATGGCCTGCCCAGCCTGTCCATCGTCGGGCTGCCCGAAACGGCGGTAAAGGAAAGCAAGGATCGCGTGCGCGCCGCGCTGCTGAACGCAAAATTCGATTTCCCCATGCGGCGCATCACGGTGAATCTGGCGCCGGCGGATTTACCGAAAGAAGGCGGGCGCTTCGACCTGCCCATAGCACTTGGCATTCTGGCGGCCTCGGGGCAGGTGCCCACGAAGGGGCTGGACGCATACGAGTTCGTCGGCGAACTGGGTTTGAGTGGCGAACTGCGCGCAATCCGCGGCGCGCTGCCGGTCGCGTTACAGGCGCGCGCTGCAAACCGAACGCTGGTAGTGCCCCGCGCCAATGCCGCGGAGGCTGTGCTGGTGAAAGACTGCCGCGTGCTGGCCGCCGATCATTTGCTGCAGTTGTGCGCGCATCTGTCCGGCGCGGAACTGCTCATGCCATTTGCAAACGTTCCGCCTGCCGCGCACGTGCACGCGGAACTGGACTTGAGTGACGTGTGCGGTCAACATCGCGCCCGGCGCGCACTGGAGATCGCCGCGGCCGGCGGCCATAACCTGATCATGATCGGGCCACCCGGCACGGGCAAAACCATGCTGGCCAGCCGCCTGCCAACCATCCTGCCGCCCATGACCGACCGCGAAGCCATTGAATCAGCGGCCATCCTCTCCATCAGCGACCAAGGCTTTAATGCTCGTGACTGGCTCAAGCGGCTGTTTCGCGCGCCGCACCACACCGCTTCCGGCGTGGCGCTGGTGGGCGGCGGCTCCAACCCGCGTCCCGGCGAAATATCACTCGCGCATCACGGCGTATTGTTCCTGGACGAGCTGACCGAATTCGATCGCCGCGTGCTGGAGGTACTTCGCGAACCGCTGGAGACCGGACGTATCACCATCTCGCGCGCCGCGCGCCAGGCTGAATTTCCCGCGCGCTTTCAACTGGTTGCGGCGATGAATCCCTGCCCGCAGGGCTACGACTGTGATTTACGCGGCAACTGCTCATGTACGGTCGAGCAACAGCGCCGGCACCGCGCGCGGATCTCGGCGCCGCTGCTGGACCGCATCGATCTGCATATCGACGTGCCGCGCGTGCCGCGCGAAGCCTTGCGCAGCGGCGGCGGGCCGGCCGCGGAAAGCAGTGAAGCCGTCCGCGCGCGGGTGGTGCATGCCCGAAGCCGTCAATACAAACGTTGCGGCATGAGCAATGCCCTGCTGCGCAACCGCGACGTGGAGAGCACGTGCGGCTTGCAGACCGCGGATCATGCGTTGCTCGATCAGGCCATGACGAGATTCAAGCTTTCGGCGCGCGCCTATCATCGGATTCTGAAAGTCTCCCGCACCATCGCCGATTTGGAAGGAACCGACACCATCCGCACGCCACACTTGAGCGAGGCGATTTCGTACCGGACTCTGGATCGGCTGCTGGCAAGCTGAATCAACCAGGCCAGCATTTTCCCTGGAGGCGCCAGATGAGCAATAAGGAAACCGCGGCCGCGGAAGCCACCCCGCTCAAGCGCGCTATCAGCAAACCGCTGCTGGTGGTGTTCGTGACCGGCGATATTCTGGGTGCTGGCATTTACGCGGTAGCCGGCGAAATCGCGGGTCAGGTGGGCAGTGCGGTGTGGGCGCCGATGCTGCTGGCGTTCGCGCTCGCGATGCTGACCGCAACCTCGTATTCAGAACTCGTTACCAAATATCCTCAGGCGGCGGGTGCTGCGCTGTACGTGCACAAGGCGTTCGGCTTGCCGTTTTTGACCTTCATCATCGCCGTGGCGGTCATGGCGTCGGGCATCGCTTCGGCCAGCACCTCGGCGCTCGCCTTCGCGCGATACTTAAGCGCCCTGGTTTCTTTTCCGCAGGTACTCGCCGCGCTGGCGTTTCTGCTGGTGCTGACCTTCATCAACTTTCGCGGCATTTCGGAATCGATCAAGCTCAATCTCGGCCTGACGGCCATCGAGGTATCGGGTTTGCTGATCGTGATCGTGATCGGCGGCATGGCGCTGGCGAATGGTAGCGGCGACGTATCGCGCGTGCTGGAATTCAGGACCGATACCGCCATTCCGCTCGCCATTCTCAGCGGCGCCGCGCTCGCCTTTTTTTCGTTCGTCGGTTTTGAAGATTCGGTCAACTGCGCCGAGGAAACGCAGAATCCGCGCCGCATCTTTCCCTTCGCGTTGTTTACGGGATTGACGATCGCGCTCGTCTTCTATCTGCTGGTGGTGCTCACCGCGGCGGTCGTCCTGCCGACCGACCAACTCGTCGGCTCCAGCGCGCCGCTGCTGGACGTAGTCAGGATCGGCGCTCCGGCGTTTCCCGCAAAAGTGTTTGCGTTCATCGCGCTGCTCGCGGTCACCAACACGGCGCTGATCAATCTCATCATGGCCTCGCGACTGCTCTATGGGCTTTCGAATCAGGGCATTGTGCCGGCGGTGTTCGGCCGCGTGCATCAGACACGTCAAACGCCGTGGGTGGCGATCTTGGTGGTGACCGGCGTCGCGGTCGCGCTGGTGTCGACCGGCAGTATCGCCGCACTTGCCGGCACCACGGTGTTGCTGCTGCTGTCGGTATTCACCTTGGTCAATGTGTCGGTGCTGGTGCTGCGGCGGGACAAAATCCGCGAGCAGCATTTCCGCGCCCCCACGTTAATTCCAATCCTGGGCGCGATTTCCTCCGCGGGCCTGGTCGTGTTTACGATCGTAATGGATCCTTTCGCGACCTTGCGCGCGGTGCTGCTGATCGGCGTCGGTATCGTCCTTTGGTTTATCAATCGCGCGTTTCACGGTCGGGTTAAAGAGATCGACACTACGCATTTGAGCAAGTGAAGCTGCCCCGTGCCTATACTGAGTTTATCGTCGCGCTGCGGCAGCACTTTGGCCTCGTGGTCGGCCGGATGATAAAGTGCGGGGTCCGCCGTCAGCGACTAATCAGGAGGCCTTCTTGACTACATCCGATCTTCCCGCATTTCCGAAAGAATTCAGCAAGCTGGGCGGCGCCGGCAAAGGCCGCGACATGATCAGCAAGAACTGGTTTCGAATACTCACGGCTGACGTGGGCGGGCTCAAGCCGCATGAACGCGTGCTGGATGCCGGCTGCGGCTTAGGCCGTATGGCAGTGCCGTTGATGCCGTATTTGCGCGAGCCCGGCGCATACGACGGGTTCGACATATCGCCCGAAGGCATCGCCTGGTGCCAGCAACACATCACGGGGAGACGACCCAACTTTAATTTCCAGGTCGCGGATATCCGCAACACGCAGTACAACCCCAAAGGCAAACACCAGGCGAGCGACTATCGATTTCCTTATGAAGATCAATCGTTCGATCTGGTGTTCATGGCATCGGTGTGTACGCATCTAATGCCGGATGAGATACGGCAATATCTTTCGGAAGCCAGCCGCGTGCTGAACACCGGCGGCCGCTGCGTGATTTCGTATTTCTGCTGAACGATGAATCGCTGGCGCGCATCGCTGCGGGCACGCTCAACCCACCGCAGCGTAGCTTCAGCCACGATTACGGAACCTACCGCGTGCAGAACAAGCAGGTGCCCGAAGCCGCTATCGCGCACGACGAGACCACGGTGCGCGAGCTCTATCAACGCCACGGCCTCGATATTAAAGAACCGATTAACTACGGTCGCTGGGCCGGGCGCAAGAGCGGACTCGGCGTCAACCACAATCAGGATCTGGTGCTGGCGATCAAGGCCTGACAATTTCCAGAGATTGTGAAAAAACCGAATATCTTGTGGATCTGCACCGACCAGCAACGTTTCGACACGCTGGGCTGTTACGGCAACCCGCATGTGCATACGCCGAACCTGGATGGTCTGGCGGAGCAGGGCGTGCTGTTCGAGCAGGCTTATTGCCAGAGTCCGGTGTGTGCGCCCAGCCGCGCGAGTTTCCTGACCGGCC
This window of the Gammaproteobacteria bacterium genome carries:
- a CDS encoding accessory factor UbiK family protein, with amino-acid sequence MIETKILDDLARRLAASMPRGVSAFQQEIEKNLRAGLETIFQRLDLVTREEYEVQVALLARSRAKLAALDARITMMEREESQPKGPAPSPSVAQNPSNPDPANPKPSNIE
- a CDS encoding YifB family Mg chelatase-like AAA ATPase: MSLAIVLSRAQQGIDAPSVSVEVHLANGLPSLSIVGLPETAVKESKDRVRAALLNAKFDFPMRRITVNLAPADLPKEGGRFDLPIALGILAASGQVPTKGLDAYEFVGELGLSGELRAIRGALPVALQARAANRTLVVPRANAAEAVLVKDCRVLAADHLLQLCAHLSGAELLMPFANVPPAAHVHAELDLSDVCGQHRARRALEIAAAGGHNLIMIGPPGTGKTMLASRLPTILPPMTDREAIESAAILSISDQGFNARDWLKRLFRAPHHTASGVALVGGGSNPRPGEISLAHHGVLFLDELTEFDRRVLEVLREPLETGRITISRAARQAEFPARFQLVAAMNPCPQGYDCDLRGNCSCTVEQQRRHRARISAPLLDRIDLHIDVPRVPREALRSGGGPAAESSEAVRARVVHARSRQYKRCGMSNALLRNRDVESTCGLQTADHALLDQAMTRFKLSARAYHRILKVSRTIADLEGTDTIRTPHLSEAISYRTLDRLLAS
- a CDS encoding amino acid permease: MSNKETAAAEATPLKRAISKPLLVVFVTGDILGAGIYAVAGEIAGQVGSAVWAPMLLAFALAMLTATSYSELVTKYPQAAGAALYVHKAFGLPFLTFIIAVAVMASGIASASTSALAFARYLSALVSFPQVLAALAFLLVLTFINFRGISESIKLNLGLTAIEVSGLLIVIVIGGMALANGSGDVSRVLEFRTDTAIPLAILSGAALAFFSFVGFEDSVNCAEETQNPRRIFPFALFTGLTIALVFYLLVVLTAAVVLPTDQLVGSSAPLLDVVRIGAPAFPAKVFAFIALLAVTNTALINLIMASRLLYGLSNQGIVPAVFGRVHQTRQTPWVAILVVTGVAVALVSTGSIAALAGTTVLLLLSVFTLVNVSVLVLRRDKIREQHFRAPTLIPILGAISSAGLVVFTIVMDPFATLRAVLLIGVGIVLWFINRAFHGRVKEIDTTHLSK
- a CDS encoding class I SAM-dependent methyltransferase → MTTSDLPAFPKEFSKLGGAGKGRDMISKNWFRILTADVGGLKPHERVLDAGCGLGRMAVPLMPYLREPGAYDGFDISPEGIAWCQQHITGRRPNFNFQVADIRNTQYNPKGKHQASDYRFPYEDQSFDLVFMASVCTHLMPDEIRQYLSEASRVLNTGGRCVISYFC